In Ferroplasma sp., a single window of DNA contains:
- the lipA gene encoding lipoyl synthase encodes MRVPYKVKLPTGERYTFIKNTLATRDLYTVCEEAHCPNISECWESGTATFMILGSNCSRGCRFCAVTHGGMLPLDPMEPEKVYESAKLMGLDYVVITSVDRDDLPDKGSSAFAAVVNKVRELKIKIEVLIPDFSGNHEDIDKIIKSGPDVIAHNIETVRRLTPSVRDPRAGYDQSLGVLKYIKEHDKNAITKSSIMIGLGETDEEVIEAMRDLREAGVEILTVGQYLRPTKKQLEVEEYSSLERFKLFEEKGYEIGFSFVASGPLVRTSYRAAEGYIKMRDKHD; translated from the coding sequence ATGAGAGTCCCGTACAAGGTTAAACTTCCTACTGGGGAACGTTATACTTTCATAAAAAACACTCTGGCAACAAGAGACCTTTACACGGTTTGTGAGGAGGCTCACTGCCCGAACATAAGCGAGTGCTGGGAAAGTGGCACGGCAACATTCATGATACTTGGGTCCAACTGCTCGAGGGGTTGCAGGTTCTGTGCCGTGACTCACGGTGGTATGCTGCCACTGGATCCCATGGAGCCGGAAAAGGTATACGAGTCAGCAAAACTTATGGGACTTGATTATGTTGTAATAACATCTGTTGACAGGGATGACCTCCCGGATAAAGGATCTTCAGCCTTTGCTGCTGTTGTGAATAAGGTCAGGGAGCTTAAAATAAAAATTGAGGTTTTGATTCCGGATTTTAGTGGAAATCATGAAGATATAGATAAGATAATAAAATCAGGGCCAGATGTAATAGCACATAATATTGAAACAGTTAGAAGATTAACTCCATCAGTACGTGATCCACGTGCGGGTTATGATCAGAGCCTGGGCGTACTTAAATATATAAAGGAACATGATAAAAATGCCATAACAAAGTCGTCCATAATGATTGGCCTGGGAGAAACAGATGAAGAGGTTATAGAGGCCATGAGAGACCTGAGGGAGGCAGGAGTTGAAATACTGACTGTTGGGCAGTATCTCAGGCCAACCAAAAAACAGCTGGAGGTGGAGGAATATTCTTCCCTGGAGAGATTTAAACTCTTTGAGGAAAAAGGTTACGAAATAGGATTTTCTTTCGTTGCCTCCGGTCCACTTGTGAGGACATCTTACAGGGCAGCTGAAGGGTACATAAAAATGAGGGATAAGCATGATTGA
- a CDS encoding thiamine pyrophosphate-dependent enzyme, whose translation MIEETDISKEGLLTAYKNIVMERLFDKKMLNASRQGFLPFYIPLMGHEAIHIGLGMAIREEDFFYPYYRDFGVLLQMGIPVDTILSQVFATATDNEIGRDMPDHFSLKKYNIGAVITPVAGHLTSATGIAYAKKYRKEKGSVITTFGDGATSTPDFHVAMNFAGVYNLPMVFFVENNQFAISVPTYPTKDKAFSNTYEETRGAIYKKADAYGFSGIRIDGTNFIEVYRATRKALESAENQPILIEAMSYRMGPHSTADDPNKYRTTTVIEGGNKDPLVVSQKLLKDMKILTDTDISNINAEMEETTSQLIDKYEKAPKPDKSTMMGNLYEEEPWYISEERSDIQ comes from the coding sequence ATGATTGAGGAAACTGATATTAGTAAGGAAGGTTTGTTAACAGCATATAAAAATATTGTAATGGAGAGGCTTTTTGATAAGAAAATGCTCAATGCCAGCAGGCAGGGATTTTTACCGTTTTATATTCCACTGATGGGGCATGAGGCAATACACATTGGTCTGGGAATGGCAATAAGAGAGGAGGACTTCTTTTATCCATATTACCGGGATTTTGGTGTCCTTCTTCAGATGGGGATTCCAGTGGATACAATACTTTCCCAGGTATTTGCAACCGCCACAGACAATGAGATAGGAAGGGATATGCCTGATCACTTCTCCTTAAAGAAATACAATATAGGTGCAGTTATAACTCCTGTTGCAGGGCATTTAACATCAGCAACAGGGATTGCATATGCGAAGAAATACAGGAAAGAGAAGGGGTCCGTAATAACAACATTCGGAGACGGCGCCACATCGACCCCTGATTTCCATGTTGCCATGAATTTTGCCGGAGTTTATAATTTACCTATGGTATTTTTTGTGGAAAATAATCAGTTTGCAATATCCGTTCCGACATATCCTACCAAAGATAAAGCTTTCAGCAACACTTATGAAGAAACAAGGGGGGCTATATATAAGAAGGCAGATGCATATGGATTTAGCGGGATAAGGATAGATGGCACCAATTTCATAGAGGTCTACCGTGCAACGAGAAAAGCCCTGGAAAGTGCTGAAAATCAGCCCATACTTATAGAGGCGATGAGTTACAGGATGGGACCACATTCAACAGCAGATGATCCTAATAAGTACAGAACTACAACTGTAATAGAAGGAGGTAATAAGGATCCCCTTGTTGTGAGCCAGAAATTGCTAAAGGACATGAAAATTTTAACTGATACGGATATCAGCAACATAAATGCTGAGATGGAAGAAACAACCTCACAGCTTATAGACAAATATGAAAAGGCACCGAAACCTGATAAGAGTACCATGATGGGAAACCTGTATGAGGAGGAACCGTGGTATATAAGTGAAGAAAGGAGTGATATACAATGA
- the folP gene encoding dihydropteroate synthase, translated as MEIIFPDPENKYKLSHYIESENGMVEIAGNQYNYSSESLSLDTVKEFYFKNSLFQGFEDKLSRKVEMKIKNKKTKIMGILNATPDSFFGGSRITSTEIVDRMIDSKPDIIDIGGESTRPGSSEVDPETEFNRIKGIIEYIKSVSNIPVSVDSRHYETISRSIAYGIDYINDISGFEDRRMIDVARDSGAKCILMHMRGTPQNMGQLTHYDNIFAEINMFFYDRANSMVNAGIDPDNIILDPGIGFSKDFEGNMSILRFPWSFFLGFDTLFGTSRKGFIGKVTGSSIDDRVGGTVATSIYLNNNGVDVIRVHDVLPNRDAIKMYRYINDF; from the coding sequence ATGGAGATTATTTTTCCTGACCCGGAAAATAAATATAAGCTCAGCCATTACATAGAATCAGAGAACGGCATGGTGGAAATTGCCGGAAATCAATATAATTATAGTTCTGAAAGTCTGTCCTTAGATACAGTTAAAGAGTTTTATTTTAAAAACAGCCTTTTTCAGGGTTTTGAGGATAAACTTTCCAGAAAAGTTGAAATGAAAATAAAGAATAAAAAAACGAAAATTATGGGAATACTCAATGCAACACCGGACTCCTTTTTTGGAGGGTCCAGAATTACCAGTACTGAAATAGTAGACCGGATGATAGATTCGAAGCCAGATATAATTGATATAGGCGGTGAAAGTACAAGGCCGGGTAGCTCTGAGGTTGACCCGGAAACAGAATTTAACAGGATAAAGGGTATAATTGAATATATAAAATCAGTTTCAAATATACCGGTATCTGTGGATTCCAGGCACTATGAAACAATAAGCAGGTCAATAGCCTATGGAATCGATTACATAAACGATATATCAGGATTTGAGGATAGGCGCATGATTGATGTGGCAAGGGACAGCGGGGCAAAATGCATACTCATGCACATGAGAGGCACACCGCAGAATATGGGCCAGTTAACGCACTATGACAATATTTTTGCAGAGATCAATATGTTTTTTTATGATAGGGCTAATTCAATGGTTAATGCAGGCATAGACCCTGATAATATCATACTGGACCCGGGAATAGGGTTTTCAAAGGATTTTGAAGGGAATATGTCTATTCTCAGATTCCCGTGGTCTTTTTTCCTTGGATTTGATACGTTATTTGGCACATCGAGGAAGGGGTTTATAGGAAAGGTAACCGGAAGCAGCATTGATGATAGAGTAGGAGGAACAGTTGCAACATCAATTTATCTTAATAACAACGGGGTTGATGTAATAAGAGTACATGATGTTTTGCCAAACAGGGATGCCATAAAGATGTACAGGTATATTAATGATTTTTGA
- a CDS encoding alpha-ketoacid dehydrogenase subunit beta, with protein MTQMTMVRALNSGLNNAMERDDSIILLGEDVGTDGGVFRVTDGLLAKYGKERVMDTPLAELGIVGFGIGMSMAGLKAIPEIQFQDFIYTAMDQIINQMAKLRYRTNGDYTLPMVLRTPYGGGVHGGPYHSQSGEAYFTHTQGLTVVTPSNPYDAKGLLLSSIELNDPVIFLEPKRLYYAGKMEVPDDYYKIDLRKASVVKEGDALTIITYGPSVPLVKSTVEKNSVNAEIIDLRTLSPFDLDTIMASVKKTGKVLIVHESPKMFGVGAELSATISERAIDYLAAPILRVTGLDIPIPFALEDYYVPNEKRIMAAIEKLLKY; from the coding sequence ATGACCCAGATGACCATGGTAAGGGCACTTAACAGTGGATTAAATAATGCAATGGAAAGAGATGATTCGATAATACTTCTTGGAGAGGATGTTGGAACAGATGGCGGAGTTTTTAGGGTAACGGATGGCCTTCTGGCAAAATATGGAAAGGAGAGGGTTATGGATACTCCCCTGGCCGAACTTGGAATTGTAGGATTCGGAATAGGAATGTCCATGGCAGGTCTGAAGGCCATACCGGAAATCCAGTTCCAGGACTTTATCTACACTGCCATGGATCAGATAATCAACCAGATGGCAAAACTCAGATACAGGACAAATGGGGATTACACACTTCCCATGGTGCTGAGAACACCCTATGGAGGTGGAGTTCATGGTGGACCCTATCATTCACAGAGCGGAGAGGCGTACTTTACCCATACACAGGGGCTTACAGTTGTGACGCCATCAAATCCCTATGATGCAAAGGGATTGTTGCTTTCATCCATAGAATTGAACGACCCTGTTATATTCCTGGAGCCAAAGAGGCTTTATTATGCAGGAAAAATGGAGGTTCCTGATGATTATTATAAAATTGATCTCAGAAAGGCCAGTGTTGTAAAGGAGGGTGATGCCCTTACCATTATAACATATGGACCATCTGTACCGCTTGTTAAAAGTACTGTAGAGAAGAACAGTGTAAATGCAGAGATAATAGATCTAAGGACACTGAGCCCCTTCGACCTTGATACCATCATGGCCAGCGTAAAAAAAACTGGAAAGGTTCTCATAGTTCATGAGTCCCCAAAGATGTTTGGTGTTGGAGCTGAGCTTTCAGCCACAATTTCGGAGAGGGCCATTGATTACCTTGCAGCACCTATTCTCAGGGTTACA